AAAAGCGCTGTTGTTGCAAGCTTGCTTCCGCACGTAACACATCCACACGCGGAACTAGACCCGCTACCTTCATCGCAAGAACCTGATCAAGAATGACCTCGTCATTCGAGACCACAACCTGCCGAATCAGTCGTAATTGGCTGGATAATTGCAGTTGATAATAAGCTTCACTGACATTCAACTGCAACTCGCGCAATCGGTTGCCATAAAGTTCACGCGCATTCTCGAGATCAGCTCCCAACTCAGCCAATGCAGCATTGCGCACAAAACTGAGCAGCTCGTAATCAACCCTCAGTCCTGCAAAGCCTGTTGCGATATTTGTTTGGACAAGATTTTGGCCTCCAGAGGCAACATATAAAGGAGAGTCCGTACCAATATCAAGGAGAGAACTGTTACCCTGAAGAGCAAAATTCTTTTGAAATTCTTGATTATAACCAGCGCCAAGATTGAAACTCACCGTCGGATAAAGACGTCCTTGAATTGAACGCAACAACCCTTGTTGCTCGCGCACACCACCAATGCTTTTCTGAAGCGATGGATCATTACGAACAGCCAGATCGATGGCTTGGGGAAGATCCACGCGAACGCGCTGATCGATCTTCACATCGACCGGCAAGATCGGCAGCTCAGCTGCAGCAGGGGCAGGAAGTGCCGGAAGCACACTTTGGCCTTGATCAGGAGAACCCTTTCCCCAGACCTGATCAAGTCGCTCAAGATCCCGGGCGTAAGCCTCAAAACTCCTCATCAAAGGAGCGAGAGCTGCTGGATCACCTGCAGCTCTTGCAATCGACCCTGTCAGGACAAGGAACAGGGCCGTAATGCCTAATGGCACGCTCGACGGCGGCATCAAAATCTCACTGGGTTGGAGCCATCATCACTGCTTCAGCCATTCAGCGGCATCGCAGGCGTGATAAGTGAGGATCAGATCCGCTCCAGCCCTTTTGAAGCTGAGCAGCGTCTCAAGAACCACCGAACGCTCATCAATCCATCCTTTCTCCGCCGCTGCTTTCACCATCGAATATTCACCACTGACGTTGTAGGCGGCGATGGGAAGCTGAGACTCCGTACGCAGACGGTGAATAATGTCGAGGTACGCAAGACCTGGCTTCACCATCATGATGTCAGCTCCTTCCTGCTCATCGAGCTGTGCCTCGGTGATGGCCTCCCTGGCATTGGCGGGATCCATCTGATAGGTGTCCTTGTTTTTAGGAATCGGCTTGCTGCCCGTCGCACGGGGCGCTGAATCAAGTGCTTCACGAAAGGGCCCGTAATACGCAGAGGAATATTTCGCCGTGTAGCTGATCACACC
Above is a window of Synechococcus sp. BIOS-E4-1 DNA encoding:
- a CDS encoding TolC family protein; protein product: MPPSSVPLGITALFLVLTGSIARAAGDPAALAPLMRSFEAYARDLERLDQVWGKGSPDQGQSVLPALPAPAAAELPILPVDVKIDQRVRVDLPQAIDLAVRNDPSLQKSIGGVREQQGLLRSIQGRLYPTVSFNLGAGYNQEFQKNFALQGNSSLLDIGTDSPLYVASGGQNLVQTNIATGFAGLRVDYELLSFVRNAALAELGADLENARELYGNRLRELQLNVSEAYYQLQLSSQLRLIRQVVVSNDEVILDQVLAMKVAGLVPRVDVLRAEASLQQQRFLLEQAEAQLLSSQRRLSNLVNVPFKVTLEAREQVSLQQPWPLDLDETIVRGLKDNPQLQALQAARSALLRQADRQAAELLPRIGLFAEAGYVAGQSRSPEIDLDGCCASVTIPILNSQSNDWAAGLRLNWRLFDGGITAGAVEASKAAADQVLQAEAAERNAIRQKLESAYYEHRAALSQIIAANASYKAAREAYRDTRARFEFGLADFTDLADTISSLTRAMEQKAEAMTFANLSYAQLLRELVDVPRNPEDAVDLPITLPQT